One Turneriella parva DSM 21527 genomic region harbors:
- a CDS encoding glycosyltransferase family 2 protein: MSAAVVITYNPDREIVGRLMAIRRECGKVYVIDNGSEPASLKALRQAAKKARVQLVELGENTGIAHAQNVGLERAFTAGAEGVLLFDHDSVPTAGYAQAMRSAYTGLRARLGSPVILGGRVFDVNKREFARHPVYTRFGFSRRTVGPGKILGPALMVIASGSYVSREIYERVGGMREDFFIDYVDWEFCLRAKEQGGFQTYITGDAVLEHARGVRTGRRVFRFVVYPPGYSVFRYGFIFRNRARMLREYCFKNRAFVFFEFASLARDVLLLFAEPRPWRLLVIAGRAWFRGLFWRAAKPVVK; this comes from the coding sequence TTGTCAGCCGCCGTTGTCATCACCTATAACCCCGACCGCGAGATTGTGGGGCGCCTCATGGCGATTCGCCGCGAGTGCGGCAAGGTCTATGTCATCGACAATGGCTCAGAGCCGGCATCGCTAAAAGCGCTGCGGCAAGCAGCGAAAAAGGCGCGCGTGCAGCTCGTCGAACTCGGTGAAAATACCGGCATCGCGCATGCACAGAACGTGGGGCTCGAACGGGCGTTCACGGCGGGTGCGGAGGGTGTCTTGCTCTTTGATCACGATTCGGTGCCGACTGCGGGGTATGCGCAGGCGATGCGATCGGCCTACACTGGTCTGCGTGCAAGGTTGGGGTCGCCGGTGATTCTCGGGGGGCGCGTGTTCGACGTCAACAAGCGCGAGTTTGCGCGGCACCCCGTTTACACGCGGTTTGGTTTTTCACGCCGCACCGTCGGGCCAGGCAAGATTCTCGGGCCAGCGCTCATGGTCATCGCTTCGGGTTCTTATGTCAGCCGTGAAATTTACGAACGTGTTGGCGGCATGCGTGAAGATTTTTTTATCGACTACGTCGACTGGGAATTCTGTCTGCGGGCAAAAGAGCAGGGGGGATTTCAGACTTACATCACAGGGGATGCTGTGCTTGAACATGCGCGCGGTGTGCGCACAGGGCGCCGCGTATTTCGGTTCGTGGTGTATCCGCCTGGTTATTCTGTGTTTCGGTATGGCTTCATCTTTCGTAACCGTGCCCGCATGCTCAGAGAATACTGCTTTAAGAACCGTGCTTTTGTGTTTTTCGAATTCGCGTCACTGGCGCGCGATGTGCTGCTGCTGTTTGCCGAGCCGCGGCCGTGGCGGTTGTTGGTTATTGCGGGGCGGGCGTGGTTTCGGGGTTTGTTCTGGCGGGCGGCGAAGCCGGTCGTGAAATAG
- a CDS encoding SpoIIE family protein phosphatase translates to MTRELRRREKADRHKAEAQGVLDDAFNQQVERALARAKNILQQRDWRRSVKQNTIFSAFEVGKLAQINIDWISHETTLRLVDSLIQDFQTEFFPVKRHGAFIGYVKGEKFRALLGQNQYSRHVFLREENTVEEILETGLISVDARTTLPEVSRLLMARSAHQLYDPFVITYHGEYYGVATVKAVMDGIAFYEQKDIAAAREAQQAMNSPKKNNRGIFVDYDFALEQHGEVGGDFIYAQGLQPHLSLFAIMDVCGKGLKASQTAMALGAYFRSLFRYLCKTSPDTDYRTLKLSARLKMLNTMLVKSTPTDMYAAGSVFLLDTRNSVLLYYDFGHTPVYVLRRGRAIEMPRAPHNEADGFPFLGVEKEMIIRAAPVKLKSGDIIVATTDGVGETRNELREEFGEDGIVRLLSSRQFEHPGEVVETLTHELKQFRGNYRRLDDMTVLAFMVP, encoded by the coding sequence ATGACACGAGAACTGCGACGCCGCGAAAAAGCTGACCGCCACAAGGCTGAGGCACAGGGGGTTCTCGACGACGCCTTTAACCAGCAGGTCGAGAGAGCGCTCGCCCGCGCAAAAAACATTCTGCAGCAGCGCGACTGGCGCAGATCGGTTAAACAGAATACGATCTTCTCGGCATTCGAAGTCGGTAAACTCGCACAGATCAATATCGACTGGATCTCGCATGAGACGACGCTGCGACTCGTCGATTCGCTGATTCAAGATTTTCAGACCGAGTTTTTTCCCGTCAAACGCCACGGCGCATTTATTGGTTATGTCAAAGGCGAGAAGTTTCGCGCGCTGCTCGGGCAGAATCAATACAGCCGCCACGTGTTTTTGCGCGAAGAAAATACGGTAGAAGAAATTCTCGAAACGGGCCTCATCAGCGTCGATGCGCGCACCACGTTGCCCGAAGTCTCGCGTCTGTTGATGGCCAGGTCTGCACACCAGCTCTACGACCCTTTTGTGATCACCTACCACGGCGAATATTACGGTGTCGCGACGGTCAAAGCGGTGATGGATGGTATCGCGTTCTACGAACAGAAAGATATTGCGGCGGCGCGCGAGGCCCAGCAGGCGATGAACTCGCCGAAAAAGAACAACCGCGGCATTTTCGTCGATTACGACTTTGCGCTTGAACAGCACGGCGAGGTCGGGGGGGATTTCATCTATGCACAAGGCCTGCAGCCGCACCTGAGCCTCTTTGCCATCATGGATGTCTGCGGCAAGGGGCTCAAGGCTTCGCAGACTGCGATGGCTCTGGGTGCGTACTTTCGTTCGCTCTTCAGGTACCTCTGCAAAACTTCGCCCGATACCGATTACCGCACGCTGAAGCTCTCGGCACGCCTCAAGATGCTGAACACTATGCTCGTGAAGTCGACCCCGACCGACATGTACGCGGCGGGATCAGTGTTTCTGCTCGATACACGTAATAGTGTCTTGCTTTACTATGACTTTGGCCACACTCCGGTTTATGTGCTGCGCCGGGGGCGCGCAATCGAAATGCCGCGCGCCCCGCACAACGAAGCCGATGGCTTTCCATTTCTGGGCGTCGAAAAAGAGATGATCATTCGGGCGGCTCCCGTTAAACTCAAATCGGGCGATATCATCGTAGCGACGACCGACGGCGTGGGCGAGACTCGAAATGAGCTGCGCGAAGAGTTTGGTGAAGATGGAATTGTTCGCCTGCTCAGCAGCCGGCAGTTTGAACACCCAGGTGAAGTCGTCGAAACACTCACCCATGAGCTAAAACAATTTCGGGGCAACTACCGAAGGCTCGACGACATGACGGTGCTGGCGTTCATGGTGCCTTAG
- the pstC gene encoding phosphate ABC transporter permease subunit PstC: protein MESRNRIAEFLVEKGLIRLSGYAAVVVLLLILSFMLREGLPFLGIYSASDFLFKTDWYPLSSRYGMLPLLTGSLMVTLIALVLAMPLAIGTAIFMSEVAPPAIRNTFKILLEILASIPSVVFGFLGIIILGPWVQKAFGVPTGLNAFSAGILLAFMALPTIASVADEAMQAVPRSLREASLALGASRIETIFKITFPAASSGVIAGVMLGVGRAIGETMTVMMVAGGSAQIALNPLAPVRTMTGTIAAEMGEVVMGDDHYRALFMIGLLLFAITLGINTISGVIIERIRRRQGS from the coding sequence ATGGAATCGCGCAATCGAATCGCCGAGTTCCTTGTCGAAAAGGGCCTGATCAGGCTATCGGGCTATGCCGCAGTCGTCGTGCTGCTGCTGATACTCTCGTTCATGCTGCGCGAGGGCCTGCCATTTTTAGGCATCTACAGCGCTTCAGATTTTCTCTTTAAAACAGACTGGTACCCGCTATCATCGCGTTATGGCATGTTACCGCTGCTGACCGGCAGCCTCATGGTGACACTGATCGCGCTCGTTCTGGCGATGCCGCTGGCAATTGGCACCGCGATATTCATGTCAGAGGTCGCTCCCCCTGCTATTCGCAATACATTCAAGATTCTGCTCGAAATTCTCGCGTCGATACCCTCAGTCGTTTTCGGATTTCTGGGCATCATCATTCTTGGGCCCTGGGTGCAGAAAGCTTTCGGTGTACCCACGGGCCTCAATGCCTTTTCGGCGGGCATTCTGCTCGCTTTCATGGCGCTGCCGACGATTGCGAGCGTCGCCGACGAGGCGATGCAGGCAGTGCCGCGCAGCCTCAGAGAGGCTTCGCTTGCGCTCGGCGCAAGCCGCATCGAGACCATCTTCAAGATTACTTTTCCCGCTGCGTCGTCGGGCGTTATCGCGGGCGTTATGCTCGGCGTTGGCCGGGCAATCGGCGAAACGATGACGGTGATGATGGTCGCCGGCGGCTCGGCGCAGATTGCGTTAAACCCGCTCGCGCCGGTACGAACCATGACCGGCACGATCGCCGCCGAAATGGGTGAGGTCGTCATGGGAGACGACCACTACCGCGCACTCTTCATGATTGGCCTCTTGCTCTTTGCGATCACGCTCGGCATCAATACAATCAGCGGCGTGATTATCGAACGTATCAGAAGGCGGCAGGGCTCATGA
- a CDS encoding gamma-butyrobetaine hydroxylase-like domain-containing protein, with translation MPVLPDSIEIRLPKKALAGNVAEVKWSDGRTTAHTSFNLRMRCPCATCRDSHNPDPKAIRGPKGVPPMVELTSFDWVGNYAVNFVFNDGHNTGIYTFKYLLELDEAPNAV, from the coding sequence ATGCCTGTGCTTCCCGACAGTATTGAAATTCGCTTGCCCAAGAAGGCTTTGGCCGGTAACGTCGCCGAGGTTAAATGGTCTGATGGCAGAACCACGGCGCATACCTCGTTTAACCTGCGCATGCGTTGCCCGTGCGCAACCTGCAGAGATTCGCATAACCCAGACCCGAAAGCGATTCGCGGCCCCAAAGGTGTGCCGCCGATGGTCGAGCTCACCTCATTCGACTGGGTCGGCAATTACGCGGTCAACTTTGTCTTTAACGACGGGCACAATACGGGTATTTATACCTTCAAATATTTGCTCGAACTAGACGAAGCGCCCAATGCGGTCTGA
- the phoU gene encoding phosphate signaling complex protein PhoU: MLIIEKSLRELRDNLQSMTEVVADMLELVKNSLEQEKINELEVVFKQDKHLDQLEKSLDRQCMELLALINPHASDLRFVFSVIKVNVDLERMGDECKNVAREMKGHSDKVPPEMKELARLVYETGQNTFKALATMDSKWAKNLILDDDNIDKLEYEILQKYPQIGISFTAKALERIADHATNICESIIYAVEGIDVRHENTIRQRMTK, translated from the coding sequence ATGCTCATCATTGAAAAATCACTGCGCGAACTCAGAGATAACCTGCAGTCGATGACTGAGGTCGTCGCCGACATGCTTGAACTCGTCAAAAATTCGCTCGAGCAAGAGAAGATCAACGAACTCGAGGTGGTCTTCAAGCAAGATAAACACTTAGACCAGCTCGAAAAATCTCTCGACCGGCAGTGCATGGAACTGCTCGCGCTGATTAATCCGCATGCATCTGACCTGCGATTTGTGTTTTCAGTCATTAAAGTTAACGTCGACCTCGAGCGCATGGGCGACGAATGCAAAAACGTCGCGCGCGAGATGAAAGGCCACAGCGACAAGGTGCCGCCCGAAATGAAAGAGCTCGCGAGACTGGTTTATGAAACCGGGCAGAATACCTTCAAGGCACTCGCCACGATGGATTCAAAATGGGCGAAAAATCTGATTCTCGACGATGACAATATCGATAAGCTCGAATACGAAATTTTGCAGAAATATCCGCAGATCGGCATCTCGTTTACGGCGAAGGCGCTCGAACGCATCGCCGACCACGCGACCAACATCTGCGAAAGTATCATCTACGCGGTCGAAGGTATCGACGTTCGCCACGAAAACACGATTCGCCAGCGCATGACGAAGTGA
- the pstB gene encoding phosphate ABC transporter ATP-binding protein PstB produces MEANSESASKAILKLENLNLHYADKHVLKGITMDIQPHSITALIGPSGCGKSTLLRCLNRMNDLIETTVIDGKIIYSGTIDINSRKLDVTQLRRKIGMVFQKPNPFPKTIYENIAYGVRIASKVSKSELDDRVEEALKKVGLWKEVADRLKDSGMALSGGQAQRLCIARTIATKPDIILMDEPTSALDPISTQTIEELTLELKENYTVVIVTHNMQQAARISDNTAFFYLGELIEYSPTKLMFTRPTQKRTEDYITGRFG; encoded by the coding sequence ATGGAAGCAAATTCTGAATCCGCATCAAAGGCGATACTCAAGCTCGAGAACCTGAATCTGCACTATGCAGATAAGCACGTGCTGAAGGGTATCACGATGGATATTCAGCCGCATTCGATCACGGCGCTCATCGGCCCATCGGGCTGCGGTAAATCGACGCTGCTCAGATGCCTCAACCGCATGAACGACCTGATCGAGACCACGGTCATCGATGGCAAAATTATCTATTCTGGAACGATCGACATCAACAGCCGCAAACTCGACGTCACGCAGCTGCGCCGCAAGATTGGTATGGTCTTTCAGAAGCCGAACCCTTTTCCCAAAACTATTTACGAGAACATCGCCTACGGTGTGCGCATCGCGAGCAAAGTCTCAAAATCTGAACTCGATGACCGTGTCGAAGAGGCACTGAAAAAAGTAGGACTCTGGAAAGAAGTCGCCGACCGTCTGAAAGATTCGGGCATGGCGCTCTCGGGTGGCCAGGCGCAGCGCCTCTGCATTGCGCGCACGATCGCGACCAAGCCCGACATCATACTTATGGATGAACCGACGAGCGCGCTTGACCCGATCAGCACGCAGACGATTGAAGAGCTGACGCTCGAGCTCAAAGAGAATTATACGGTTGTGATCGTGACGCACAACATGCAACAGGCCGCGCGTATTTCTGACAACACAGCGTTCTTTTACTTGGGCGAACTGATTGAATACAGCCCGACAAAACTCATGTTCACGCGCCCCACCCAGAAGCGCACCGAAGATTATATAACCGGAAGGTTTGGCTAG
- a CDS encoding glycosyltransferase codes for MRIAIFTDSFFPKIDGIAVSVQGFCEKLEARGHKFIICCPRYGDHDSETLGENIAVERFNSVALPSYPEMRIIVPGRKRLHRVIRNFKPDLIHIQTPGFMGQYGVAAGKLYSIPVVGTYHTMMSEVGMYINPLRLMKVDKLLSRFRRKKKIASKLAKLTRKKPPSLGGKLLYQLANRLYEKCAVVVSPSELIKRDLIEKKLKAPVTVISNGIDLKHFYAAKRAYPASQPRILHVGRIAPEKNTEEVIRAFALVKREIPDALLTVVGDGPVLLDLKREASELNIADSINFMGYRSRKDLPQIYHEHDLFVTASAMETQGLVALEAIATGLPAVGVDAFALPELIHHGQNGYVPPAHDVPGIAAAIVKMLKDRAFYESASAASIAIAAEHSHERSVDRLEKIYRKAITR; via the coding sequence ATGAGGATTGCTATTTTTACGGATTCATTTTTTCCCAAGATCGACGGCATCGCCGTTTCGGTACAGGGCTTTTGCGAAAAACTCGAGGCACGTGGCCATAAGTTTATCATCTGCTGTCCCCGTTACGGCGATCACGACAGCGAGACACTCGGTGAAAATATTGCCGTTGAACGTTTCAATTCAGTCGCGCTGCCTTCATACCCTGAGATGCGCATCATCGTACCGGGGCGTAAGCGCCTGCACCGGGTGATACGAAATTTCAAGCCCGACCTGATTCACATTCAGACGCCGGGGTTTATGGGGCAGTACGGTGTCGCCGCCGGTAAACTCTATTCGATACCCGTCGTCGGCACATACCACACCATGATGAGCGAAGTGGGTATGTACATCAACCCGCTGAGGCTCATGAAAGTTGACAAGTTGCTCTCGCGATTCAGGCGAAAAAAGAAAATTGCCAGCAAGCTGGCGAAACTCACACGCAAGAAGCCCCCGTCGCTCGGCGGCAAGCTGCTCTATCAACTCGCGAACCGCCTCTATGAAAAGTGCGCGGTGGTGGTTTCGCCGAGCGAGCTCATTAAGCGCGACCTGATCGAAAAGAAACTCAAAGCCCCGGTTACGGTCATCTCGAACGGCATCGATCTCAAACATTTTTACGCGGCTAAACGCGCTTACCCCGCGAGCCAGCCACGTATTCTGCACGTCGGCCGCATTGCGCCTGAAAAAAATACCGAAGAGGTGATCAGGGCGTTTGCGCTGGTGAAGCGAGAGATTCCCGATGCGCTGCTCACAGTCGTAGGCGATGGCCCGGTGCTGCTCGACCTGAAGCGCGAGGCATCTGAGCTAAACATCGCCGACAGCATCAACTTCATGGGTTACCGGTCGCGCAAAGATCTGCCGCAGATCTACCACGAACACGACCTCTTTGTCACCGCCTCGGCGATGGAGACGCAGGGGCTCGTGGCCCTCGAAGCGATCGCGACCGGGTTACCTGCAGTCGGCGTCGATGCGTTTGCTTTGCCCGAGCTGATACACCATGGGCAAAACGGCTACGTGCCCCCTGCGCACGATGTGCCGGGCATCGCTGCGGCAATCGTGAAAATGCTTAAAGACCGCGCATTTTATGAATCGGCATCGGCAGCGAGCATCGCGATTGCAGCCGAGCACAGCCACGAACGTTCGGTTGACCGGCTTGAAAAAATCTACCGCAAGGCGATAACCCGCTAA
- a CDS encoding transketolase family protein, translating into MTDILSPNLEKKATRDGYGAALVEIGAENPKVVVLDADLSGSTKTKKFSEKYPDRFFNFGVAEQNLIGHAAGLALSGLIPVASSFAMFASGRAWEILRNSVCYPHLNVKVAATHAGITLGEDGASHQIIEDIALTRVIPGLTVLVPADYYHAAAAIKAAVAYNGPVYLRLGRPNVPSIYGAGDAFTIGGSTVLQRGDKVTFIAAGVMVYEAFKAAALIEKEIGQKITVIDAYSVKPLDTKTILNETKDAKLVVTFEEHNVMAGLGSAVAELLSAEQPRRLHRVGLNDEFGQSGDAPSLMKHYKLAAETMVPDLITRIRAVD; encoded by the coding sequence ATTACAGATATACTTTCACCCAACCTCGAAAAAAAAGCGACCCGCGACGGTTACGGGGCAGCTCTCGTCGAAATTGGCGCCGAAAACCCGAAGGTCGTGGTACTCGATGCCGACCTCAGCGGTTCGACCAAGACCAAGAAATTCAGCGAAAAGTATCCCGATCGGTTTTTTAACTTCGGTGTGGCGGAGCAGAACCTCATCGGCCACGCCGCAGGCCTCGCGCTTTCGGGCTTAATACCCGTGGCCTCGAGTTTTGCGATGTTTGCTTCTGGCCGCGCGTGGGAAATTCTGCGCAATTCGGTCTGTTATCCTCATTTGAACGTGAAGGTTGCGGCGACGCACGCGGGCATTACGCTCGGCGAAGACGGTGCGAGCCACCAGATTATCGAAGACATCGCGCTCACCCGCGTGATACCGGGCCTGACAGTGCTGGTGCCGGCGGACTATTACCACGCTGCCGCAGCAATTAAGGCAGCCGTTGCCTATAATGGCCCCGTTTATTTACGCCTCGGCCGCCCGAATGTGCCTTCGATCTACGGCGCCGGCGATGCGTTCACAATTGGCGGCTCGACCGTGCTGCAGCGTGGGGATAAGGTAACATTCATTGCGGCTGGCGTCATGGTTTATGAGGCGTTCAAAGCCGCGGCGCTGATCGAAAAAGAAATCGGGCAGAAGATCACGGTGATAGATGCGTACTCGGTAAAACCGCTCGATACGAAGACTATCCTCAATGAAACCAAAGATGCGAAACTCGTTGTTACCTTTGAAGAGCACAATGTGATGGCGGGCCTTGGCTCGGCCGTGGCAGAACTTTTGTCTGCCGAGCAGCCGCGCAGGTTGCACCGCGTGGGGCTGAACGATGAGTTTGGCCAGTCGGGTGATGCGCCGTCGCTCATGAAGCATTACAAACTCGCTGCAGAGACGATGGTGCCCGACCTCATCACCCGCATTCGCGCCGTAGATTAG
- a CDS encoding phosphate ABC transporter substrate-binding protein produces the protein MKKTTLKIMLAATLLAAACGKKDGSLKIAGSDTMVQLGQNLARTYMEKNPGKSASVQGGGSGTGIAALLNGSADIASASREMKPKEWDLAKSKGLQIKEYIVALDALAVVVHPSNSVAKLTIAQLSDIYAGKITNWKQVGGADKEILVISRENNSGTHVYFKEHVLRQGKEAKAGDANPDPLAKLEFGSKVTFGVSSQAIVDQVKTNPAAIGYFGMGWITKDVKTIAVSKDGKEFFAPTADNTAKKKYPIARGLQMYLNLASGEKGQAFIDFVMSAEGQKVVRDQDFVPVK, from the coding sequence ATGAAAAAGACAACTTTAAAAATCATGCTCGCAGCAACACTGCTGGCAGCCGCTTGCGGCAAGAAAGACGGCAGTCTAAAAATCGCCGGTTCAGACACGATGGTGCAGCTGGGCCAGAACCTCGCGCGCACCTACATGGAAAAAAATCCGGGCAAGTCGGCTTCGGTACAGGGCGGCGGCAGCGGCACTGGCATTGCGGCGCTGCTGAACGGCTCAGCCGACATCGCGAGCGCTTCGCGTGAAATGAAACCCAAAGAATGGGATCTCGCCAAGTCAAAAGGCCTGCAAATCAAAGAGTATATCGTTGCGCTCGATGCTCTGGCGGTTGTGGTGCATCCCTCGAACAGTGTGGCGAAGCTGACGATCGCGCAGCTGAGCGACATTTACGCCGGCAAAATCACGAACTGGAAGCAGGTTGGCGGCGCTGATAAAGAAATACTCGTGATTTCGCGCGAAAACAACTCAGGCACGCACGTCTACTTTAAAGAGCATGTGCTGCGCCAGGGCAAAGAGGCGAAAGCCGGTGACGCGAACCCAGACCCACTCGCGAAACTCGAATTCGGCTCAAAGGTCACGTTCGGCGTCTCATCGCAGGCAATCGTCGACCAGGTCAAGACCAACCCGGCGGCAATTGGCTATTTCGGCATGGGGTGGATTACGAAAGATGTGAAGACCATTGCTGTGAGCAAAGACGGCAAAGAGTTCTTTGCGCCGACCGCCGACAACACAGCAAAGAAGAAATACCCTATCGCGCGGGGTCTGCAGATGTACCTGAACCTCGCTTCGGGCGAAAAAGGTCAGGCATTTATTGACTTTGTCATGAGCGCCGAAGGCCAGAAAGTCGTCAGAGATCAGGACTTTGTTCCCGTAAAATAA
- a CDS encoding UDP-2,3-diacylglucosamine diphosphatase codes for MAKDGKLFKFKPDTVYDALYFSDIHYLLRKKVRSHMHKDLFKLLDHLRRRGVRFRKIFLVGDIIENWYFSSQRKLVRKFGRKRFNRLFDRIDALATPVSLKVYLIGNHDSFSYVASLPPKIEQYLRERDYVIDDKYETDRLVVLHGHQGQYGKISWFLNILGVRILHLITHIYPPIFTVMENFYRKHFNFDRNKTEAEVHEYYGLLRERANQAGRLLICGHTHQAMADASLRVINTGDWIESGTFVVENNDEFFGLEFKTKKKIYERFKLRI; via the coding sequence ATGGCAAAAGACGGCAAACTCTTCAAGTTCAAACCCGACACCGTCTACGACGCCCTTTATTTCTCTGACATACACTATCTGCTGCGCAAGAAAGTACGCAGCCATATGCACAAAGATCTGTTTAAACTGCTCGACCACCTGCGCCGCCGCGGAGTGCGTTTTCGCAAGATATTTCTGGTCGGTGACATTATCGAAAACTGGTATTTCAGCTCGCAGCGCAAACTCGTGCGCAAGTTCGGGCGAAAGCGCTTCAACCGGCTGTTCGACCGCATCGATGCGCTAGCCACCCCGGTGTCGCTGAAGGTTTACCTGATCGGTAACCACGATTCATTCAGCTACGTCGCGAGCCTGCCGCCCAAGATTGAGCAATACTTGCGTGAACGCGATTACGTCATCGACGACAAGTACGAAACTGATCGCCTCGTCGTGCTGCACGGCCACCAGGGGCAATATGGCAAAATCAGCTGGTTCTTGAATATTCTTGGCGTACGCATACTGCACCTGATCACACACATTTACCCGCCTATATTCACGGTGATGGAGAACTTCTACCGCAAACACTTCAATTTTGACCGCAACAAAACTGAGGCCGAGGTGCACGAATATTACGGCCTGCTGCGCGAGCGGGCGAACCAGGCGGGCAGGCTGCTCATCTGCGGGCATACGCACCAGGCAATGGCCGATGCATCGCTGCGGGTCATCAACACCGGCGATTGGATAGAATCGGGTACTTTCGTTGTTGAAAATAACGATGAATTCTTCGGACTCGAATTCAAGACTAAGAAGAAGATTTACGAACGCTTCAAGCTGCGAATCTAA
- a CDS encoding desulfoferrodoxin family protein, with amino-acid sequence MKYKFWQIAVALLVASCGQAPTTETPAPPPKYHTPTNPGAWESKAKEHNVSVRYLSSDAIEVTLPLQSSIQPRHFIEAILLQDDREKEIAVQLFKPSYVSAKAEFKLPDSTKPYYIVIKCNLHDMWMFPVPARQQ; translated from the coding sequence ATGAAGTATAAATTTTGGCAAATCGCTGTTGCCCTCTTAGTTGCATCTTGTGGTCAGGCACCTACAACAGAAACACCGGCGCCGCCACCCAAATACCATACCCCAACAAACCCAGGTGCATGGGAAAGCAAAGCAAAGGAACACAATGTGAGTGTGCGCTACCTCAGCTCTGATGCTATCGAAGTCACCCTGCCGCTGCAATCCTCAATTCAGCCAAGGCATTTTATCGAGGCAATTTTGCTGCAAGACGATAGAGAGAAAGAAATCGCCGTGCAGCTATTTAAACCTTCTTATGTTTCTGCCAAGGCTGAATTTAAACTACCAGATTCAACGAAGCCATATTACATTGTCATCAAATGCAACTTGCATGACATGTGGATGTTTCCCGTGCCTGCAAGGCAGCAGTGA
- the pstA gene encoding phosphate ABC transporter permease PstA, with the protein MMTRSRKFSDVAGYAVIYAFTAMAFIPLVAFILYVIAKGIGRINFEFLFTASASMESGGIFAPLFGTIVLTLASLLFAVPISLMAAVYLSEYARKDRWFNLIELTIVNLAGVPSVVYGLFGLGLFVIFLGLGKSIIAGALTMACMSMPLLITVFYQALKAVPLTLREASLAVGASKLSTTFRIVIPTALPGIFTGVILATARIAGETAPVLFTVAAYYMPNLPQSLSDQSMLLSYHLYVISTQNTGVQEEQKYAVTLVLVVLVLVVNLIAIWARARARKKIGNLG; encoded by the coding sequence ATGATGACGCGCAGCCGCAAGTTTAGCGATGTCGCGGGTTACGCGGTCATCTATGCATTCACTGCGATGGCGTTTATTCCGCTGGTCGCGTTTATACTCTACGTGATTGCCAAGGGTATCGGGCGCATCAACTTTGAATTTCTTTTTACAGCATCGGCTTCGATGGAAAGTGGCGGAATCTTCGCGCCATTATTCGGCACGATCGTGCTGACGCTGGCCTCGCTTTTGTTTGCGGTACCGATTTCGCTGATGGCGGCGGTCTATCTGTCTGAATATGCGCGCAAAGACCGCTGGTTCAACCTGATTGAACTCACGATTGTGAACCTGGCGGGTGTGCCCTCGGTGGTTTACGGGCTTTTTGGTTTAGGGCTCTTCGTGATTTTTCTGGGCCTTGGCAAATCGATCATCGCGGGTGCGCTCACCATGGCATGCATGTCGATGCCCCTGCTCATCACCGTCTTTTATCAGGCGCTGAAGGCGGTTCCGCTGACGCTGCGCGAGGCTTCTCTCGCGGTCGGCGCGAGCAAACTGTCGACGACTTTCCGTATTGTGATACCGACTGCTTTGCCGGGCATATTTACGGGAGTGATTCTCGCGACCGCGCGCATCGCCGGCGAAACCGCCCCGGTACTCTTTACCGTTGCGGCGTATTACATGCCCAATCTGCCGCAAAGCCTGTCAGACCAGTCGATGCTTTTGTCATACCATTTATACGTGATCAGCACGCAGAATACAGGCGTGCAAGAAGAACAGAAATATGCTGTCACGCTGGTGCTGGTTGTGCTGGTGCTGGTGGTCAACCTCATCGCCATCTGGGCGAGAGCACGCGCGCGCAAGAAAATTGGTAACTTAGGGTAA